The following are encoded in a window of Halosolutus halophilus genomic DNA:
- a CDS encoding adenine deaminase C-terminal domain-containing protein, with translation MNEYQPIALEREGATADLVVRSGRVYCSNRREFLDRDIAVVGDRIAALLEDATAVVGPETTVVSAADRVVLPGFVDAHTHADIQLTPERAVPALLATGTTAIVTETSGLGLLFGSRGVETTLDRTADLPLSVFCTLPPQGVVDTFEPATADDSELEALADLLDHDRVVGVGEIDWIHVVGRHSPVERLYDRAREADATIVGHGAGCRGAALRAFATVVDNDHEAISDEGVRQRAEHGLHVVGRCGTIRDDLDPFVEAFPDVDRGSVSLSTDGVWPPDLVDGFGMGEVVRRAIEDDIPAADAIDAATRNPAEHFGLGDRGVIAPGAIADLVLVEDLESMAVETVLADGSIVVDDGAPTVDPTADPYPDFAYDTIAVDLDRERFTAPRSATPEGTVRAMAVEQGLVTTETTVEPAVVEADGEADRFGPDPAADVLTATLLDRDPATEDRGFTGFLTGFGLETGAVAASGTWETTGLVTVAADADDALAAAERVRAMGGGVAVVGNGEVVADLAMPVAATAAEAPLEDVAAGFGALERAVDGLGVTVDRPLLTLQTLTFPGVPVLKLTPSGYADVLDRSLVGLDPDGDDAPADP, from the coding sequence ATGAACGAGTACCAGCCGATCGCGCTCGAACGCGAGGGCGCGACTGCCGACCTGGTCGTCCGGAGTGGACGCGTCTACTGTTCGAACCGTCGGGAGTTTCTCGACCGCGATATCGCCGTCGTCGGCGATCGAATCGCCGCCTTGCTCGAGGACGCCACGGCCGTCGTCGGTCCGGAGACTACCGTCGTCTCGGCGGCCGATCGCGTCGTCCTCCCCGGGTTCGTCGACGCACACACGCACGCGGACATCCAGTTGACGCCGGAGCGGGCCGTCCCGGCGCTGCTCGCGACCGGCACGACGGCGATCGTCACCGAAACGTCCGGGCTGGGGCTGCTCTTCGGGAGCCGCGGCGTCGAGACGACGCTCGACCGGACCGCCGACCTCCCGCTCTCGGTCTTTTGTACCCTGCCGCCGCAGGGAGTAGTCGACACCTTCGAACCGGCGACGGCCGACGATTCCGAACTCGAGGCGCTCGCGGACTTGCTCGACCACGATCGGGTCGTCGGCGTCGGCGAAATCGACTGGATCCACGTCGTCGGCCGGCACTCCCCGGTCGAACGGCTCTACGACCGTGCACGCGAAGCCGACGCGACGATCGTCGGCCACGGGGCGGGCTGTCGCGGGGCCGCACTCCGGGCGTTCGCGACGGTCGTGGACAACGACCACGAGGCGATCTCGGACGAGGGGGTACGCCAGCGTGCGGAACACGGCCTCCACGTGGTCGGCCGCTGCGGCACGATCCGGGACGACCTCGACCCCTTCGTCGAGGCGTTCCCGGACGTCGATCGGGGCAGCGTCTCGCTCTCGACCGACGGCGTCTGGCCGCCGGACCTCGTCGACGGCTTCGGCATGGGCGAGGTGGTCCGGCGCGCGATCGAGGACGACATCCCCGCCGCGGACGCGATCGACGCCGCCACCCGGAATCCAGCCGAACACTTCGGGCTCGGGGACCGCGGCGTGATCGCACCGGGTGCGATCGCCGATCTCGTACTCGTCGAGGACCTCGAATCGATGGCCGTCGAGACGGTACTCGCGGACGGCTCGATCGTCGTCGACGACGGTGCGCCGACGGTCGACCCCACGGCCGATCCCTACCCCGACTTCGCCTACGATACCATCGCCGTCGACCTCGATCGCGAGCGGTTCACGGCCCCGCGATCGGCGACTCCCGAGGGAACCGTTCGCGCGATGGCCGTCGAGCAGGGGCTCGTGACGACCGAGACGACGGTCGAGCCAGCGGTCGTGGAGGCCGACGGGGAGGCAGACCGGTTCGGTCCGGATCCCGCCGCGGACGTCCTCACGGCCACGCTGCTCGATCGGGATCCGGCGACCGAGGACCGCGGATTCACGGGCTTTCTCACCGGCTTCGGCCTCGAGACGGGTGCCGTCGCCGCCAGCGGAACGTGGGAGACGACCGGCCTCGTGACCGTCGCCGCCGACGCCGACGACGCGCTCGCGGCCGCCGAGCGCGTGCGTGCGATGGGTGGCGGCGTCGCCGTCGTCGGGAACGGCGAGGTCGTCGCCGACCTCGCGATGCCGGTCGCCGCGACCGCAGCGGAAGCGCCGCTCGAGGACGTCGCGGCGGGCTTCGGGGCCCTCGAGCGTGCCGTCGACGGCCTCGGCGTGACGGTCGATCGACCGCTGTTGACCCTGCAGACGCTCACGTTCCCCGGCGTCCCGGTGCTCAAACTCACGCCCTCGGGGTACGCCGACGTGCTGGACCGATCGCTGGTCGGACTGGATCCGGACGGCGACGACGCACCCGCAGACCCGTAG
- a CDS encoding MBL fold metallo-hydrolase, translated as MFDRRSIPTPFPVGDVNTYLTARTIVDPGPDTDEAWAEVQSFLAAHDLQPDDIEQVLLTHSHPDHFGLAKRFRDRGATVAASPIAAEIVEEFGARLDAEGSFFRRLFPAHGMDPGAAATITDLSGAYRSYAPDCAVDRRLTDGDTVEVGSATLSVQQVSGHAAGELILSSDGRAGSESVARGETRTDPAPDRSGGKTAIVGDHVLDHITPNPLLRPPLDDDAERPKPLLEFNASLPRLRDQGFDRLLPGHGGIVDDPAGRIDEIFACHEDRTENVGGILEERGEATAYEVMTDLFGDLSLADQYTGMSEAIGHLDVLVDRGRARQNDGGDRITYEPA; from the coding sequence ATGTTCGATCGTCGTTCGATCCCGACGCCGTTTCCCGTCGGCGACGTCAATACCTATCTCACAGCCCGCACGATCGTCGATCCCGGCCCCGACACCGACGAGGCGTGGGCCGAGGTCCAGTCGTTTCTCGCCGCCCACGACCTCCAGCCGGACGATATCGAGCAGGTGCTCCTGACTCACTCACACCCGGACCACTTCGGCCTCGCGAAGCGATTCCGCGATCGCGGGGCGACGGTCGCCGCGAGTCCGATCGCGGCCGAAATCGTCGAGGAGTTCGGTGCCAGACTCGACGCCGAAGGGTCCTTCTTCCGCCGGCTGTTCCCGGCCCACGGAATGGACCCCGGCGCTGCGGCGACGATCACCGATCTCTCGGGCGCCTACCGATCGTACGCCCCGGACTGTGCGGTCGATCGGCGCCTCACCGACGGCGACACGGTCGAGGTCGGGTCGGCGACGCTGTCGGTACAGCAGGTCTCCGGCCACGCGGCCGGCGAACTGATCCTGTCCTCCGACGGCAGAGCGGGGTCCGAGTCCGTCGCTCGTGGCGAAACCCGTACCGACCCTGCACCCGATCGCTCCGGCGGCAAGACGGCCATCGTCGGCGATCACGTCCTCGATCACATCACGCCGAATCCCCTCCTCAGGCCCCCGTTGGACGACGACGCGGAGCGACCGAAACCGCTGCTGGAGTTCAACGCGTCGCTGCCACGCCTGCGCGACCAGGGGTTCGATCGGTTGCTGCCGGGCCACGGCGGGATCGTCGACGATCCCGCGGGTCGAATCGACGAAATTTTCGCCTGTCACGAGGACCGGACCGAGAACGTCGGCGGAATCCTCGAGGAACGGGGGGAGGCGACCGCCTACGAGGTCATGACGGACCTGTTCGGCGACCTCTCGCTGGCCGACCAGTACACCGGCATGAGCGAGGCGATCGGCCACCTGGACGTCCTCGTGGACCGCGGTCGCGCGCGGCAAAACGACGGCGGAGACCGCATCACATACGAGCCTGCGTGA
- a CDS encoding YihY/virulence factor BrkB family protein has product MEVPETLTAIYRTASDRDVTFLAAGFAYYAFVSLIPLVLLALVVGSLLGGEAAAERLIVIAGDFLPPAGGELVTDALTTESGRTEATVAALVVAAWGALKVFRGLSLAFDKVYDEVGEDSLVDEIRDGLTVILAGTGALVLMVVVGAVIGVAADAIPFAGLVSWVTLLFGLVLVFLPIYYVLPPIPVAVSEILPGAVFAAVGWTILQAGFQIYAANAGRYAAYGAVGVVILFVTWLYFAGILILVGAVINVVLARPALAEDASAESVAGD; this is encoded by the coding sequence ATGGAGGTTCCGGAGACGCTCACTGCGATTTACAGGACGGCGAGCGATCGTGACGTCACGTTCCTGGCGGCCGGCTTCGCCTACTACGCGTTCGTCTCGTTGATCCCACTGGTGTTGCTCGCGCTCGTCGTCGGCTCCCTGCTCGGTGGCGAAGCCGCCGCCGAGCGACTCATCGTGATCGCCGGTGACTTCCTCCCGCCGGCCGGGGGAGAACTCGTCACCGACGCGCTCACGACGGAATCCGGGCGAACCGAGGCGACCGTCGCCGCACTCGTCGTCGCCGCGTGGGGTGCACTGAAGGTCTTTCGCGGACTCAGCCTCGCGTTCGACAAGGTCTACGACGAGGTCGGCGAGGATTCGCTGGTCGACGAGATCCGCGACGGCCTCACCGTCATCCTCGCGGGTACCGGCGCACTCGTACTGATGGTCGTCGTCGGGGCGGTTATCGGCGTCGCCGCCGACGCGATCCCTTTCGCGGGGCTCGTGAGCTGGGTCACGCTACTGTTCGGCCTCGTGCTCGTCTTCCTCCCGATCTACTACGTCCTCCCGCCGATCCCGGTCGCGGTGAGCGAGATCCTCCCGGGTGCGGTCTTCGCCGCCGTCGGCTGGACGATCCTTCAGGCCGGGTTCCAGATCTATGCAGCCAACGCCGGCCGTTACGCGGCCTACGGCGCCGTCGGCGTCGTCATCCTCTTCGTCACCTGGCTCTACTTCGCCGGCATCCTCATCCTCGTCGGGGCGGTTATCAACGTCGTCCTCGCGCGGCCGGCACTCGCCGAGGACGCGTCCGCGGAGTCGGTTGCCGGAGACTGA
- a CDS encoding ATP-binding protein, with protein MVWNRHLSAVGARRVIEAIGGLYVALAAGRALVQIDRGVPLGNVLIVTLLIAVPGFVLIYGGYWISRVDIDAEFYPDIVGWCLAGFGAMASVLVLYHLQPDGSVTNPATAPPILTALSSVAGFAVGVYDGQAKTRTRQLEQRNRKLERTQAELEETVQRFEEANSRLEESNERLERYRQYTDHVLDAIHDVFYVLEEDGSLQRWNESLCEVTGYSNAEVASMNAVEFVAEGDRETIANAIAEGFETGSVQIEGDLLTKAGEHVPYEFAASTLETPDGKSVLAGIGRDISDRKERERVLEHRARQQQVVADLGQFALETDDIDDLMREATRQVASVLDTEFCKVLDLDERGDALLLRQGVGWQDGLVGSEMVSAIEADSQAAYTLANDHPIVVENLEEETRFSGPELLTSHDVSSGISTIIGPFDEPWGILGSHDTDSRTFTDEDVTFVQSVANVLAEAIERQQYRTELEELVADLEVSNERLEQFAYAASHDLQEPLRMVSTYLQLIERRYGDELDADGEEFLAYAVDGADRMREMIEGLLQYSRVETRGDEFEPVDLNAVLESVRENLQVTIERSDAEITAESLPRVVGDEGQLQQVFQNLLSNAIEYSGAEPPRIRVSAERNGTKWTVSVADEGIGIGPDDQERIFEVFQRLHGREEHTGTGIGLALCERIVERHDGDIWVESDLGEGATFSFTLPAVTSRTED; from the coding sequence GTGGTCTGGAACCGCCACCTGTCCGCGGTTGGCGCGAGGCGCGTCATCGAAGCGATCGGTGGGCTGTACGTTGCGCTTGCCGCAGGACGGGCACTCGTACAGATCGATCGCGGCGTCCCGCTCGGGAACGTCCTCATCGTCACACTGCTGATCGCCGTCCCCGGGTTCGTCCTCATCTACGGTGGCTATTGGATATCTCGGGTCGATATCGACGCCGAGTTCTACCCCGACATCGTTGGCTGGTGTCTCGCCGGCTTCGGCGCAATGGCAAGTGTACTCGTCCTCTATCACCTGCAACCCGACGGGAGCGTTACCAATCCAGCGACGGCGCCGCCGATCCTGACGGCGCTCAGCAGCGTCGCGGGCTTCGCGGTGGGCGTCTACGACGGACAGGCCAAAACGCGAACGCGGCAACTCGAACAGCGCAACCGGAAACTCGAACGAACGCAGGCGGAACTCGAAGAAACGGTGCAGCGATTCGAGGAGGCGAATAGCCGACTCGAAGAGTCAAACGAGCGCCTCGAGCGCTACAGGCAGTACACCGATCACGTGCTGGATGCCATTCACGACGTCTTCTACGTGCTCGAGGAGGACGGTAGTCTTCAGCGGTGGAACGAAAGTCTCTGTGAGGTAACGGGCTATTCGAACGCGGAAGTCGCGTCGATGAACGCAGTGGAATTCGTCGCGGAAGGCGATCGCGAGACGATCGCGAACGCGATCGCAGAGGGGTTCGAAACCGGGAGCGTCCAGATCGAGGGGGATCTGCTCACGAAGGCCGGCGAACACGTTCCCTACGAGTTCGCCGCGTCGACGCTCGAGACGCCCGACGGCAAGTCGGTACTGGCGGGAATCGGGCGTGACATTTCCGATCGCAAGGAGCGCGAACGGGTGCTCGAACATCGGGCCCGTCAGCAACAGGTCGTGGCCGACCTCGGGCAGTTCGCCCTCGAGACCGACGACATCGACGACCTCATGCGCGAAGCGACCCGTCAGGTGGCGTCCGTCCTCGACACCGAGTTCTGCAAAGTGCTCGATCTCGACGAGCGCGGCGATGCCCTCCTGCTTCGCCAGGGCGTCGGGTGGCAGGACGGCCTCGTCGGTTCGGAGATGGTCTCTGCCATCGAAGCGGACTCCCAGGCCGCGTACACCCTGGCGAACGATCACCCGATCGTGGTCGAGAATCTCGAGGAAGAAACGCGGTTCAGCGGCCCCGAACTGCTGACGAGTCACGACGTCAGCAGCGGTATCAGTACCATTATCGGCCCCTTCGACGAGCCGTGGGGCATCCTGGGGTCGCACGACACCGACAGCCGGACGTTCACCGACGAGGACGTCACCTTCGTCCAGAGCGTCGCCAACGTCCTCGCCGAAGCGATCGAGCGCCAGCAGTACCGGACGGAACTCGAGGAGTTGGTGGCCGACCTCGAGGTGTCGAACGAGCGCCTGGAGCAGTTCGCCTACGCGGCCTCGCACGACCTGCAGGAACCGCTGCGAATGGTTTCCACCTACCTGCAACTGATCGAGCGCCGGTACGGCGACGAACTCGACGCGGACGGCGAGGAGTTCCTGGCCTACGCCGTCGACGGGGCCGATCGAATGCGCGAGATGATCGAGGGGCTGCTCCAGTACTCGCGCGTCGAGACGCGGGGCGACGAGTTCGAACCCGTCGATCTGAACGCCGTCCTCGAAAGCGTTCGAGAGAACCTTCAGGTGACGATCGAGCGGAGTGATGCCGAGATCACGGCGGAGTCGCTCCCTCGCGTCGTGGGCGACGAGGGGCAGTTACAGCAGGTATTCCAGAATCTCCTGTCCAACGCGATCGAGTACAGCGGTGCGGAGCCACCACGGATACGGGTCTCCGCCGAACGAAACGGGACGAAATGGACGGTGTCCGTCGCCGACGAGGGGATCGGCATCGGGCCCGACGATCAGGAGCGCATCTTCGAGGTGTTCCAGCGGCTCCACGGTCGCGAGGAGCACACCGGTACTGGAATCGGCCTCGCCCTCTGTGAGCGGATCGTCGAACGACACGACGGAGACATCTGGGTCGAATCCGACCTCGGCGAGGGAGCGACCTTCTCGTTCACCTTGCCGGCGGTCACGAGTCGAACCGAGGACTGA
- a CDS encoding DUF7553 family protein, with amino-acid sequence MNKHFHDSLYYLKRAGEHAILGLRDVVDATETRVRKLTGREEEPDRRVDRVRDELAAVEGQAREAIVEARSSLSGRDRSGETE; translated from the coding sequence ATGAACAAGCACTTCCACGACAGCCTGTACTACCTCAAGCGCGCCGGCGAACACGCCATCCTCGGCCTCCGCGACGTGGTCGACGCCACCGAAACCCGCGTTCGAAAACTGACCGGTCGGGAGGAGGAACCGGACCGTCGGGTCGATCGCGTCCGCGACGAACTGGCAGCGGTCGAAGGGCAGGCCCGCGAGGCGATCGTGGAGGCCCGATCGTCGCTCTCGGGTCGGGACCGATCGGGTGAGACGGAGTAA
- a CDS encoding MFS transporter: MGVQYWGPAIAVSLTTFIVVLNASLMNVAIPTMVDEFDTTVTVIQGAVALYSLVTAALVLPAGTLPSRHSIRRVLAVALIVYAGGTLVASISWNTTILYLGWSLIQGSAAAVIFPLTFTVLIVSYEDDDRAKAFGLLAGVSGVGSTIGPIIGGALTTYASWRWGFTLQLIGVGVILFFAQYVSPNPLSETRSSLDKGGTVLSIVGSTSLVTGFLLSGKYGWLVERRPFFVGGMQFNPLGTSPAIWLLGIGLLAFAAFVQYERRMERAGKSPLVPLHVLTNRPFLAGVLTYNIRSIVSAGFFFIFPVYLQAVLGYTAFETGLALLPYSLASIAFSTFTPNWRKYISPKTLIQVGIVCMGAALVLLYEQTGPGQTIGRMVIPVALYGAGVGLILAQITNMTMSAVPTAYSAEASGVLNVSYSIGFSLGTAVVGSYFLGHFYGGVVDRVLRAEHVTVSAEQRTDLVIALEDAAETATEATQQQFLNQLTPTQRQLLEGIFEAAMFDAQRAALLLLVLIVLLLLIASTFLPRQIPEADEGSDYPESPQGSTRETSETAVED, from the coding sequence ATGGGAGTACAATACTGGGGCCCAGCAATCGCCGTGAGTCTGACGACGTTCATCGTGGTCCTCAATGCATCCCTGATGAACGTGGCGATCCCCACGATGGTGGACGAGTTTGATACCACGGTCACCGTGATTCAAGGAGCGGTTGCACTCTACTCGCTGGTGACAGCTGCGCTGGTTCTCCCAGCCGGTACGCTGCCGTCTCGGCATAGTATTCGGCGTGTACTGGCAGTCGCACTGATCGTCTATGCCGGTGGGACGCTGGTGGCGTCGATTAGCTGGAATACGACGATTCTCTATCTCGGCTGGTCACTCATCCAGGGTTCCGCGGCCGCTGTGATATTTCCTCTGACGTTCACTGTATTGATAGTCAGTTACGAAGACGATGACCGGGCGAAGGCGTTCGGACTGTTGGCTGGCGTGAGTGGGGTTGGATCAACTATTGGACCGATCATCGGTGGCGCACTAACCACGTACGCGAGTTGGCGGTGGGGATTTACGCTCCAACTCATCGGTGTGGGGGTTATTCTCTTCTTCGCTCAGTATGTGAGTCCGAATCCACTGTCAGAAACGCGCAGTTCACTGGATAAAGGTGGGACAGTGCTGTCCATCGTCGGTTCGACGTCGCTCGTCACTGGATTCCTTCTCAGCGGGAAGTATGGGTGGTTAGTCGAACGGCGGCCGTTTTTCGTCGGCGGGATGCAGTTCAATCCGCTTGGGACGTCGCCGGCGATCTGGCTTCTCGGGATCGGGCTTCTCGCGTTCGCTGCGTTCGTTCAGTACGAACGCCGAATGGAACGTGCTGGGAAGTCGCCGCTCGTTCCGCTGCACGTACTGACGAACCGCCCTTTTTTAGCCGGTGTTCTCACGTACAACATTCGCTCGATAGTCTCGGCTGGCTTCTTTTTTATCTTCCCGGTCTATCTCCAGGCGGTACTCGGATACACCGCCTTTGAAACGGGGCTCGCGCTGTTACCGTATTCACTCGCGTCGATCGCTTTTTCGACGTTTACGCCCAACTGGCGGAAGTACATCTCGCCGAAGACGCTTATCCAGGTCGGTATCGTGTGTATGGGCGCTGCACTGGTGCTGTTGTACGAGCAGACGGGCCCCGGTCAGACGATCGGCAGGATGGTTATCCCGGTGGCGCTTTACGGAGCCGGTGTCGGACTCATACTGGCACAGATCACCAATATGACGATGTCTGCTGTCCCGACCGCGTACTCCGCCGAGGCATCCGGAGTCCTGAACGTGAGCTATTCGATCGGATTTTCCCTGGGGACAGCAGTCGTTGGCTCGTATTTTCTCGGACACTTCTATGGTGGTGTCGTCGATAGAGTGCTCCGAGCAGAACACGTGACCGTTTCAGCGGAGCAACGAACTGATCTGGTGATCGCTCTCGAGGATGCAGCAGAGACAGCGACCGAAGCCACTCAGCAACAGTTCCTGAACCAACTCACTCCGACGCAACGACAGTTGCTCGAGGGTATCTTCGAGGCTGCGATGTTCGACGCTCAGCGGGCAGCGCTGCTCCTCCTCGTACTGATCGTGCTGCTCCTGCTTATCGCATCGACGTTCTTGCCACGGCAGATACCGGAAGCCGACGAAGGATCCGACTACCCCGAATCACCCCAGGGCTCAACACGGGAGACTTCTGAAACAGCCGTGGAGGACTAA